The Candidatus Rokuibacteriota bacterium genome includes a window with the following:
- a CDS encoding tetratricopeptide repeat protein, with protein MLVIAALLLLAAASPAAAADGQSAGEPVPDASTTPPALAAVIELLKRGDAVGALAGAREFVKSQPGSAVGHEVHGIAATASRLPREASGAFYEALRLEPGRLGVMVRLGQLALDWRDPQRAESWFRKALAANADLHTARRGLAVTLLTRRQLDAALAELREVLRRSGGRDVEAKRLIGQVYHDAGRPAEAEPILDEVLAARPDSMATILLQGLVKLELGKDAEAERLFEKVVERDPRSPGARLGLAMIQRSRGDLAMAATEMESIARDNPAWSLAHFELGRTLAAQRELGAALRAFDRAEQTSPAPAVTRVRGAQALFVAGEADRALLRARASLASPGAAPLARALITQIHLAKGMPETAERELVKAAAVAPQDVTALLQLARFYLGQRRPADAARRFEEAAQARPNASGPLAGLVDAYMALGQTDLVLATGERLLRAQGETAGAYVAFAAINEKAGRPAEALAAYARALDKEPHHLAAARARASLLERQQRVAEAIQLLEETARAHPKQTLLLVELGRIQERAGNPAAAAAAYRRALESAPASAEVMNNLAYLLSADPVSRDEALTLAERAHALAPRSPAIADTLGWLLYQKGDLGRAEPLLAQAVQAAPGLPAIRYHLGLVYARQGKTAEARRQLREALEAPGFTEADAARKALEALK; from the coding sequence GTGCTGGTCATCGCCGCGCTCCTGCTTCTCGCCGCCGCCAGCCCGGCCGCCGCCGCGGATGGGCAGTCTGCCGGCGAACCGGTCCCGGATGCTTCGACGACCCCCCCCGCGCTCGCCGCCGTCATCGAGTTGCTGAAGCGGGGGGATGCCGTCGGGGCCCTCGCCGGAGCCCGGGAGTTCGTCAAGAGCCAGCCTGGCTCGGCGGTCGGGCACGAGGTGCACGGGATCGCTGCCACGGCGAGCCGGCTGCCGCGCGAGGCCTCGGGGGCCTTCTACGAGGCGCTGCGCCTGGAGCCGGGGCGGCTCGGCGTCATGGTGCGGCTCGGGCAGCTCGCGCTGGATTGGCGCGACCCGCAGCGGGCCGAGAGCTGGTTTCGCAAGGCGCTCGCGGCGAACGCCGATCTCCACACGGCGCGACGCGGCCTCGCGGTGACCCTGCTCACGCGGCGCCAGCTCGACGCGGCGCTCGCCGAGTTGCGCGAGGTACTGAGGCGCTCGGGCGGACGGGACGTGGAGGCCAAGCGCCTCATCGGGCAGGTTTACCACGACGCGGGCCGCCCCGCCGAGGCCGAGCCCATCCTCGACGAGGTGCTGGCGGCGAGGCCTGACTCCATGGCCACGATTCTGCTCCAGGGCCTGGTCAAGCTCGAGCTGGGAAAGGACGCCGAGGCCGAGCGGCTGTTCGAGAAGGTCGTCGAGCGCGATCCCAGGTCCCCCGGGGCGCGCCTGGGGCTGGCAATGATCCAGCGGTCGCGCGGAGATCTCGCCATGGCCGCGACAGAGATGGAGAGCATCGCCAGGGACAACCCCGCGTGGTCGCTGGCTCACTTCGAGCTCGGACGCACTCTCGCGGCTCAGCGCGAGCTGGGCGCGGCGCTCCGTGCCTTCGACCGCGCCGAGCAGACCAGCCCCGCCCCTGCCGTGACACGGGTCCGAGGCGCCCAGGCTCTCTTCGTCGCGGGAGAGGCAGACCGGGCTCTCCTCCGGGCGCGGGCCTCACTCGCCTCCCCGGGCGCGGCGCCCCTCGCCCGCGCGCTCATCACTCAGATCCACCTGGCGAAGGGGATGCCCGAGACCGCCGAGCGTGAGCTCGTGAAGGCCGCGGCCGTCGCCCCTCAGGACGTGACGGCGCTCCTGCAGCTGGCCCGCTTCTATCTCGGCCAGCGCCGGCCCGCCGACGCGGCGCGCCGGTTCGAGGAGGCCGCGCAGGCGCGGCCCAACGCCTCCGGGCCGCTCGCTGGCCTCGTTGACGCCTATATGGCGCTGGGCCAGACCGACCTGGTGCTGGCCACCGGGGAGCGGCTCCTGCGTGCCCAGGGGGAGACCGCTGGCGCCTACGTGGCCTTTGCCGCGATCAACGAGAAGGCTGGGCGGCCGGCGGAGGCCCTGGCCGCCTATGCGCGCGCCCTCGACAAGGAGCCCCACCACCTGGCCGCAGCCCGGGCCCGCGCCAGCCTGCTCGAGCGTCAGCAGCGGGTGGCCGAGGCCATTCAGCTCCTCGAGGAAACAGCCCGCGCACACCCGAAGCAGACGCTGCTTCTCGTCGAGCTCGGGCGGATCCAGGAACGTGCGGGGAACCCCGCGGCTGCCGCGGCCGCCTACCGCCGCGCTCTCGAGAGCGCGCCCGCCAGCGCGGAGGTGATGAACAACCTGGCCTACCTCCTCAGTGCCGATCCGGTCAGCCGCGACGAGGCCCTGACGCTGGCCGAGCGGGCGCACGCGCTGGCACCCCGGAGCCCCGCAATCGCCGACACCCTCGGCTGGCTCCTGTACCAGAAGGGCGACCTGGGGCGGGCCGAGCCCCTCCTCGCGCAGGCTGTCCAGGCCGCGCCCGGCCTGCCAGCGATCCGCTACCACCTCGGTCTCGTCTATGCCCGCCAGGGCAAGACCGCCGAGGCCAGGCGGCAGCTCAGGGAGGCCCTCGAGGCCCCTGGCTTCACCGAGGCGGACGCGGCCAGGAAGGCGCTTGAGGCGCTGAAATAG